TGCGGAGGGCATCATTGAGATAGGTAAGCGGCATCACCCTGCAGATGGGCTGCAACCATGCCGGGAATACGTCAATAGAGAAGAAAGTGCCTGCCAGCAGAAACTGCGGCAGCGTAACGATGTTGGCCAGCGGCGGGATCGTGCTTTCTGTTTTGGCAATACCGCTGACCACAAAGCCAAAGCCCATGAAAATGATCAGCCCGAACAAACACAGGAGCCACATTTCCAGGAAAGTCATAAACCCGTTCACCAGCGTGAAACCGAACAGGAAATAACCGATACCGATAATGATCACCGCGCCGATGGACTGGAACAGCAGGCGGCTGATCGCCTCTCCGAGGATAATGTACATCCGGCTGACCGGTGTGGCGAAGAAACGTTTCAGCACCAGCGTCTGCCGCAGGCTGAAAAACAGGAATGCCGTGCCGAAAACGGCAGCGCTCAACAGGGAAAAGCCCAGCTGACCGGGCAATATGAAGTCTATCGCCTTGTATTCCCTGCCCGGTACTACTTCCGGCATTATCCGGGCAACGGAAGGACGGGGATATTCCACGTCGTTCAACTGATTGATGTGGGCGTTCAGTACATTGAACAGGATGCCGGCACTTTCCCCGCTGGCGGAAGAGGTCTTTATGTGGATATTGTACCTGGGAACAGCGTTCGCCGTGTCGATCTTCACAATGGCCGTCAGACGGCCTTTTCGCAGCTCGTCTTCCATTTCCGCCTGCGAAACCCCGTTGGCGATGCGCAGGTTGCCGCTGGTCACCAGGGCACGATAAACAGGATTAAGGGTGTCCGAAGCTTCGTCAATGCCGATCCTGGCGGAAACGCCCCTCCCGCCGATAAAACCGAACACCAGTATAAACACCAGCGGAAAAGCGAAACTGAACACCACCGCAGAAGGACTGCGGAACATGCCGCGGATGCTCGCCTTTGTGATCGCCAACATGGCCCTCCACTGATTATACTTAACTGCCATACGTTTGCATTAAAGGGTGTAAAACTAGCATTCATAAGCGAATAAACAACTACCGGCGATGGCGTAAATGAAAAAGCCCCCGCGGCGCTGGGCGGCCGGGAGGCTTTGTTGCTTGTACCTGAGAGAAATTTAAAAGCCGTCGAGCGCTGTGATCTCAGCCTGTACAGTGCTCTCCGTGGTTTCAGCGAGGGTCAGCGCTTCCACCTGGTCTTCCGAGATCGTGATATCCTTTTTGGCGAAATAAAATTTTCCGTCCTTGATGCTGAAAGCGATCAGCCTGCCTTCCGCACCCACCGGCATTGCATTGTCATAACTCTTTACCTGGTTTTCACCATCCGGTGTATATAATTGCGCCACCACATTATCTCCTTTTGCGATAAAGAATACATAGGTTTCTCCGCTCATTGCCCGGAAATTGGCCATGGTACCGGGATTATTGGGAACGCTCACTTTAACGGTCGTTTTGGGATTGCTCATGCTCCA
This genomic stretch from Chitinophaga sp. XS-30 harbors:
- a CDS encoding ABC transporter permease yields the protein MLAITKASIRGMFRSPSAVVFSFAFPLVFILVFGFIGGRGVSARIGIDEASDTLNPVYRALVTSGNLRIANGVSQAEMEDELRKGRLTAIVKIDTANAVPRYNIHIKTSSASGESAGILFNVLNAHINQLNDVEYPRPSVARIMPEVVPGREYKAIDFILPGQLGFSLLSAAVFGTAFLFFSLRQTLVLKRFFATPVSRMYIILGEAISRLLFQSIGAVIIIGIGYFLFGFTLVNGFMTFLEMWLLCLFGLIIFMGFGFVVSGIAKTESTIPPLANIVTLPQFLLAGTFFSIDVFPAWLQPICRVMPLTYLNDALRKVAFEGLHIWNVWPQLLVMVIWGVVVYAVAIKVFRWE